TCGCCGTTCTCGTCGGTCACGAGCACGTCTCCGCCGTCGCGGTAGCTGCCGGTGCGCTCGCCCGGGTTCCAGGCCCCGAAGCCGCCCGCCGGGTGCACGTAGAACCAGTCGCGCGAGGCCGGCCCCTGCTGCAGGTCCTCGAGGATCCCGATGGCCTCGAGCGCCTCGGGCTTGTACTCCTCGGTGAACGAGGGCTGATCGACCAGCCGCTCGCCGCCGGGGGCGATCAGGCTCCCGCCGGCGCCGCCGATCACGCCGACGCGCACGTCGGCGGGAAGCTCGGCGAGCAGCTCGGCGACGTTCGAGCGCACCTGGCCGACCATGTCACCGCGAGCCGGCACTGTCGACACGAGCACGTCGACGCCTTCGAGCTCGGCGACCAGGCTGGGCACGTCGAGCAGGGTTCCCTCGACGTACGTGGCGCCCTCCACGCGTTCGGCCGGAACGGAGCGGGCGACCGAGACGACGGTGTGGCCCCGGCTCACCGCCTCGTTGACGATGTGACTGCCGGCGTAGCCGGTTCCTCCGATGACGGCGATGCGAGCCATGCTCTCCCTTTCGACGGTTGCCCTGGATGCAAGCCGACTCCGCGGCGCTTCATTCCCATGAATACGCCGGGTGGCGGCATCCGGTCAGTCCTGCGCGCCTCGCATCGTCGCCACCTGGTACAGCGCGACGGATGCCGCGATGCCGGCGTTGAGCGACTCGGCGGCGCCGGAGATCGGGATCGACACGACCTGGTCGCACGTCTCCGTGACCAGGCGTGAGAGGCCCTTGCCCTCGGAGCCGACCACGATCAGCACCGGCCGGTCGGCCAGTGCGAGCGAGGGAAGCGAGACGTCGCCTCCGCCGTCGAGGCCGAGGACGAACACCCCCTGCTTCTTGAACTCCTTGAGCGTCGTCGTGAGGTTGGGTGCGATGGCGACGGGGATGCGTGCGGCCGCTCCGGCGCTCGTCTTCCAGGCAGCGGAGTTGACACTCGCCGACCGGCGCTGCGGGAGGATGACGCCCTGCCCG
This window of the Microbacterium sp. SSM24 genome carries:
- a CDS encoding NAD(P)-dependent oxidoreductase, encoding MARIAVIGGTGYAGSHIVNEAVSRGHTVVSVARSVPAERVEGATYVEGTLLDVPSLVAELEGVDVLVSTVPARGDMVGQVRSNVAELLAELPADVRVGVIGGAGGSLIAPGGERLVDQPSFTEEYKPEALEAIGILEDLQQGPASRDWFYVHPAGGFGAWNPGERTGSYRDGGDVLVTDENGESFISGPDLGVAVIDEIESPKHSRERFTVGY